One Parasteatoda tepidariorum isolate YZ-2023 chromosome 1, CAS_Ptep_4.0, whole genome shotgun sequence genomic window, gagagaaagaaaaaagaagaacagGATAAAGAAGCCATAGAATTGGAAAAGGCCCGAATGGCTAtacttcaagaaaaagaaacgaAGCCATAGTATTGGAAAAGGTCCGAATGGCACATGAATTGGAAATGGTCAGATTACAAGCGCAAGATCGAGAATCGACGATTCAAAACATCGCCATTCAAGTTCAATTAATGCCGAAGCTGGTAATGCTAGGAGAAAGTTCACGTTACCAAAGCTGGAATTCAGGCAGTTCGGCGACGATGTCAAGGAATCGCTTTCACTTTAGAGCCAATTTCAGCACAAAGATAATAATGCGGATATTGCCCTTAAAGACAAATTCCAATATCAGATACAAGCTACTGTGATGGGTTCCAGAGCGAGAGATATTGTATAAAGTTTCCCGCCAACTGGGGAAAATTATACTAAGTCCGTCGATAGTCTGAAATCGAGATTTGGAAACGAGGATCTTTTAGTGGAGATATACGTAAGGAAACttctcaaattaattattaatgttcaGGTGAATAGATCTTTTCTGCTTACCTCCTTACATGATAAGCTGGAAACATATTTAAGAGCATTAGACACTCTCGGGGTTACTACAGACAAGTGTGCATCTATTCTCTACCCGATGGTATAATCCTGTTTTCTGGAAGAATTTTTGCAGGCCCACCATCGGAGTAATTCTTTAACTCCAAAATTAGAAGCCAAAGAAAGGCTAAACAAACTGATTGTGTCTTTAAAGGCAGAAGTGGAGGGTGAATCCCGAATTAATTTAGCTATGGATGGCTTTGGCCTGCTAAAATATGAAGATAACAAGGCagctaagaagaaaaaagttgaatatgaaaagaataaatctCGAGCACCATCAACAGCCGTTGTTTTACACTCAGCTTCTTacgtaaagaaacaaaaaagaggTTGCTTATTTTGTGATGGCAAACATAATAGTTTCGACTGTTTTTCCGCCCAAAAAAAGCCTTTAGTTGAGAGGCAGgaaattgtaaaaagtaaaaaagggTGTTTTGCGTGTTTGGTTCCCGGTCACGTAGCTAAGTACTGCAGGAATTTCGTCAAATGCCTGATTTGTGGTCGGAAACATGTGATACTCATGTGTGAAAACCTAGAGCAAATGAGAAAATCAGTTTCGAAAGAGGGAGAAAAGGCGCAGACGGAAACATCTGTAAATGAACTTAATATGACGAATTTAAATCAGACGCCAGAAGTTTTTCCGCAAACTTTGGTCGCCAAGCTTGTCGCCAATGGTAAAGAAATGAATGTTCGTCTGCTAATTGATACAGCATCACAGAGATCCTACATCCTTAATACCGTTGCCCAGAGGATGATGTATACTCCATTAGAAGAAATGAATGTGGCTCATTCCCTTTTTGGAGGTGTAACTATTGATGTTAGAAAACACAAGAAGAATGAAATAAGAGTTATATCGCGGAAAGGAAAATTCTCTTTCAATTTGGAGGTATTGGGTCAAGATGTTATTTGTGAGAGATATTACGTGTAAACAGAGGTCCATGGCTGAAGGAacttaagagtttaaaaatgcGTTTAAATGATGTTAGCCAGACTTATGAACAAGTACAAATACTCGTAGGATCAGACATGATAGGCAAGTTATTGACTGGACAGCAAAAGTTTTTGCAAATGGCATGGTTGCAACCGAAACAAATCTTGGATGGACCTTAATGGGAAAGGTACCTCATCATAAGCCTGTGGTACCGAAATTATCGCCATGTCGGTGATATCACTTTTCGTAAAAGAAGCTGAGATGGCCGATCTGTGGAGAATCGATTTAATGGGAATCAAAGATCCCATTGAGAAgaaattgaaaaggaaaaaagattGTGAAGCACAGGAACATTTTCTTAAGACGGTAACGGTCAATGATCAAGGAAGGTACGAAATCCGTTTACCATGGCTGGAAAACGAATCTTTCTTACCCAATAACTTTAACTTGGCAAAGAGGAGATTAGAACGGACCATAGTTCAATTGAAATCGAAGAAAATTTATGATGATCATGAAAAGGTCTTCAAAAGCTGGCTTGAAGAAAAAACCATCGAAGAAGTACCCTCTAATGAAACTGACTTACCAGGAAATTACTTGCCACATGGAGCtgtaataaaagaaagcagCACCACCCCAATAAGGCCGGTATTCGATGCTACTGCCCGTATGAAGGGACACCCTTCATTAAAGACTGTTTACACAGCGGTCCTAACTTAATCGAACTTATCCTGGATGTCTTACTGCGTTTAAGAGAAAGAAGTATTGGTATTTCTTTAGATGTGAGAAGAGCGTTTTCACAATTAAGTGTCGCCAAAGaagatatagattttttaaggtTCTTCTGGTGGGAAAATTAGGAGGacaaaaagtgtaaaatatttcgACATGCAAGAGTTGTCTTCGGAGTAACGAGTAGTCCTTTTCATTTGGCATCTGTCATCAGGTATCACATACACAATGACCAAGATAACGATGaagattttaagaaaagggTTCTTGCAGAGTTTCTATGTCGACAATTCTTTAACCAGTGTAGATACTCCACATGAAATGGaagaatttaagcaaaaatctaTTGAATTGATGAAGAAAGGGAGTTGAGAAGTTGGGAAAACTCACATTGCGAAGACTCGTTAACAGAATCAATTATATtaggtttaaaagaaaaaagtcacTAAACGATCTATTCTTTCTATCGCTCACCGTATTTTCGATCCTTTTGGATTTACCACTCCAGTCATGCTGTGCCCAAAGTTAATACTACAAAAGGCATGGGTGATGGGTGTTGTTTGGGATGAAGAGATTAGAAAAGATCTGGAAAAAGAGTTTCTTCAGTGGTATGcagaattgaaaatattggaAGAAACTGAGATGCCCAGGCGGATTCAGGTTAATCCAGAAAATCTAGAGAACTGTTCCTTACATACCATTTGCGATGCCAGTAAAGAGGCTTATGAAGCTGTGGCTTTCTTGAGGATTGAAGAAAAAGATGgtgttaaaattagttttgtgtCGGCGAAGTCTCGTATTACGCCACTCAAAGGAGGGACCATACCAAGGCTTGTACAAGCTCTCGACAGGAAGAATATCATGCAATACTTTTGGAGCAATTTCGAGACAGTTCTCGCTTGGATAACCATACCAGGAAATTGGTCTGTTTTTGTTAGGAATCGCACagatgaaataagaaaattgagcGACTTCTCCTCCTGGCGCCATGTTGCAGGAAAATTGAACCCGGCAGACCTTCCTTTCAGAGGATGTTCTTCTAAAACATTGAAAGCTATGAAATGGTGGGAAGGTTCAGCCTGGTTGAAAGAAACTATCTCAACTTGGAATATAACCACTGAGATTGATGTCCACAATGACGAGGAAATTGTAAAAGAGCGGTCAAAGTCTGGTGATTTTCTGACCAATTGCAACCAATTGACTATAGAAGACGGGTTTCGATTGAATCCTAACTTCGACAGAGAAGAAATAATATCTGATCAACGGCAATATTTAACAGTCTCAACTTGCGGCATTAATGTAGATCTTTCATGGATTTTCTCTTACTGTTCTAAGTATTCGAAGATTCTACGAATGGTAGCATGGATGCTGAGGTTCACAAGCAAGTCACAGCTCAAGAAAGAAGAGAGAAACAATGGAACATCGTtattttgccttcaaatttttttctacggCTTCGTCGAGGGTCGGGAGGGACTCATCGAcggcattaaatatttttttttgtaattactcATATTATATACTACTTCATATtgtataatcttttaaatacttttcatcGCTGAAATGTCAACCAGATGATCAGTTAAATCAACACCATCTTCATCAGGAAGAATTAGAAAGCCAATGAATAAATCTGAACTTTTAGCTACTCAGCAAAGTCCAACTCATAGTCATAGAGACTCCTCATTAGAATCTTCACCAGTAGAGACATCAGCGGACATAAACTGGCCTACTCTTGATACTTCAAATGAACTTGActcattattattaacattaatcaataatattgaaaacaaatataaagataaatacaGTCTCTCAATTTTACAACGTAATGAGTGCAAGGATACTCTCCACAAGATAAAAGACCTAATAGAACACAACCAACATCAATCTCCATTGAAACTGGACAAATCAGTATCCACAGAAAATATGAACAGAGGTTTATCagtcattacaaaataaattgtggAGTCAACTCTAACGATACATTTACAAAGTATTCAAGAACAAATAAACGTCATTTCTAATCACACCAAGGAAACAAGAAATCAGACACTAACTATTAGCGAAGTCATGAAAAAACCAGCCCCACCCACTCCTTTATTCATTCTAGCCACAACGGATCGCAGTACAAAGGATATTCTCAAGAAAATAGAAACAACAATCATTAAACCGTTAATTAAGAAAGTCTTTGTAAATGACAAAATTgcggaaataaaatttcacaataacaAACAAAAGGAGAATATAAGGACAAGCATAGAGAACGCTGGCATTTCCTATGAAGAAAAACCTAAACGGCAACTATCCCTGATTCATCTGAATGTTCCGACATCCTGCAGTGATGAAGACGCAATAGAAACTCTTAAAGCCAACTGCGATTTCAATGAAAACACAGACAATATAACAATCACCAAGTCAATTCCGCACAACAATGGCATTAATAAAGGACATGTTATAATACGAACCAACTTCCAATTGGCAAttccattgataaaaatttattatgtttttataggTTTTCAGAATTGcataattagaaaaagaatacTACTGTTGCGGTGTCGACATTGCCAAATTTTAGGTCACCACCAATACAACTGTAAAAACAGAATAGCGTGTGAACATTGTGGATCGCAACATGATTCTTCTCACTGCACCAGCTCAACCCCAACTTgcataaactatttatattccAACACAAAATATACATCGAACTTCAACGTACATCATAAAGCATCCAGTCCACATTGTACAACGTACCAGTATGAATTAAACGAGTTGAGACGTCAATCtcaaaataaatcaacaaaggtaactctattaaagaaaaaagaaaaaaaaaacaggacaTGCCCACAACAAACTTTTAAACCGTCGTCAACCAGCTAACAAACCAGGCAAACGCTTGGAACTATACTTTATATAACTAAGAGCAGATTTCTAACATTCCACCCTTGTTTCAaggattctatttttttattattagatagttctaaaattttttaatttaaattaaaattttattcttttttttcacattccatattttttttcctcctttcttTTCATTTCGTACTATTCctccttttaattattttttaaattttcaaggcAACTTtcgttattgtttaaattttggtttcaaagtatttcaatttaatttcatttcattcagtCATGATTAaccaatttaataatgatataaaacaatataCTATATCAACAAATCTTGATGGACTTAACATTCTACAAATTAATCCTCAAAGGTGCAAAGTAGCTatctttttattgcaaaaaacggTCGTTGAGCATGGGATCgatatagtttgtttttaagaaCCATATTCTCCTAAAGGAACAATAATAGGATACCCAAGCTTTTGGAAGCTTTTCCTGTCGGCAGATTGTAAAAGCGGTATATTCATaccaaataaaacaataactcCTCTACAGTTAGATATCCTACAAAATTCAGTTTCGATTTCGATAAATTCATCAAATAAttctccatttattttaatctctttttataATTCTCCAAGTGataatggaataaatttaatgaagcaTTTAATCTACCACagcagcaaaaatttttataattcacatACTCTAATTTGCGGGGATTTTAATTCTCATCATGACTTCTAGGGATATAACAACAATGATGCCAGGGGCGATGCTTTACCAGATTTTATAACAtgtaatgatttgaaaattcttaatatcCAACCCGGAATACTGACATATGTAACCTCCTTAACTTCATCATTTTCTGATTTTACTTTAACAAGTAATCCAGATATTTTAGCATCCACAACATGGAATGTAATGGATATAAACAGTAATTCTGACCATAAGTACATATTAATCCAAGTAAATAACACATACACCTTTTCCTCTTTCACTGGATTCAAAACGAAGTAAGGAAATCATAATaagttcaaaaaagttttttcaacttttaaccTAGTCCTAATAGatgatttaaatacaatacaaaatcCTTCAGACCTAAACAATTTTAcgaataacttaattaataaaattttaatcagcaGTCAAAAAACTTACAAAGCTAAACTTTTCCATCGTCCAACAAGTCCCCCTTGGTGGACAACACAGTTAACAGTTTAGAGTTAAAGTTAACAGTTAAAATAGCAATGAAAAGACGCTTTCAAAGATCAAATGATATAGaggttattaataaatataaaacaatttataagaaaaaaagagcagagtgtaaaaaacttattatacaagctaaatataaaagttgGCAGATCCTTTGCGAAAACACTAGGAATATTTACGGTGTCCATTATAAATCTACATTCAGAATAAATTCATATCCAACAATACTCacaaatatatacaataataattctCAACTAGACGAAGCAAACAGTATTCTTAAAAGTCTTTATCCCGACGATAATATTATTCCATAACGTCCGCTAATTTACAGAAATAACACACCAGATCCCCCATTTACACACAATGAGTTACAACGCCTAATTAAAACTCTTAACAACAAAAAAGCACCTGGCATTGATGGAATAGATTACATtgtggttaaaattttattctcatttttctgtactttaatacttaaatttttcaacaaatatcttactctaaattatttttcagatcattttaagaaaggtcaggttttacttttttctaaaaaagggCCAAGATCCAAAACATTTAACATCTTATCGCCCAATCACCCTTCTACCTTGCTTGGGtaaatttctggaaaaactaatcataaaaagactaaattttcatttagaaaatatcaACGCCCTTTCAGATCTTCAATACGGTTTCAGATTCGGCAAGTCAGTCAATTTAGCtttggataattttaaagataacttaacaaacctaaaaaataattacaaacacGTTGCAGCTATATCTTTAGatattaaaagttcttttgaCAACATttaatatagtataattaatCATGAATTGTCAAAACATCATATTCCCTCTAATCTTTACCATTTCATAGGAAGTATAAACACAAATAGACAAGCAATTCTTTCAACAGATCAAGGTTacgtaattaaaaacatttcaaaaggtTGTCCCCAGGAGTCATGTATTGGTCCTACAGCATGGAATCTTACAATCAATAGTTTGCTAAACATACATTCTGAAAATTATATGATTCAAGATTTTGTAGACGATCTGACTTTTGCCAAATCAAGGAGAAATTTGGAAGAGATTACAAATAATTCCCTTAATGAAATTCATACATGGCTTATTCACAATGCTCTAAATCACTCTATAGAAAAAACAGTTTACATCCACTTTTATAACACAGATGGCagtgcaatatttaaaatcaatgatattaaaattaaacattctaaTCATTTTAAGTATCTAGGAGTggttattgataaaaaattaaactggggttttaaaacaaaaatctaatacATTATTAGACtcgcttcaaaaaattaaccaaaaatcaTGGGGTATCAATCATAAGcgagaaaattaatatacaatacaGTAATAATTCTCGCATTAGCTAATGGTTGCAGCCTATGGGCAACGAAAATCTCTCCACGCATTTATCGCACTCTACAAtctattcaaagaaaatttcttttaagcatGAGTAGAGCCTATTATTCTACCCCTACGACAGCACTTCAAGTACTAACAAATATTTCTCCAGCAATAGAATAGGTAATGAAAAAGCAGATGATTTAGCGAAACAATCTACGAGACAGCCAAAAAATTGCGTATACCCACTTCCAGTTTCATATCTTAAACGAAGTATTAAAGAATCTCTTTTAACAAAATGGAATTTCAATGGAATAATTCAGACAGAGGAAGAcgtctattcaaaattattaataatgttacttttttcaaaacaattcctCCAAAACAAGTCATCTGGTTCTTGACGGGTCACGAACCATTTCCAACCTTCTTTAATTACCTGTGTAAATTGcagcaaacaaataaatttcacggacgcctttttaatgttattcaaaTGAACTACTAGTTCTACAGATGAATAAACAgatacaaattaaaacttaataaacatttattaattctaaagcAATCTCAATTtagtgatattttcaaaacctaACTAATTCGAACACTAAATAATCAACACAAAACATTTCAAGAAGGTTGCCAACATAAAAACCaaagttaaagaataaaaattaaatgaaagcagCAGCAGTCAGAGTCACGTGACACCaactataaaaacatattacaatCTCTAACAACCTGCATATAACAGATACTGATCTTTGCACCTGCGGCCAACAAGGTTTACCTGACCATTATCTCACTAGCTGTTCCTATACTGTCTCCTGGCATACTTGTCAGCCTAGtccaacaaattttgaaatttggcaGAAAAATTTCGTTATAAACTATACTTTAACCAAGAGATTAATAACAGTAATGAACTTTTTAGCAGATAatgactatttattaaaattttagtagtttCATATTAcacatgtatattttttttctctttgtcttttttcttcttctatatTCATCttcagttcaaaaaaaattttttttttaaatattacgttaagtagaaaatttttcattgtaaacaaCTATTCTTAAAGAT contains:
- the LOC107454873 gene encoding uncharacterized protein, encoding MSVISLFVKEAEMADLWRIDLMGIKDPIEKKLKRKKDCEAQEHFLKTVTVNDQGRYEIRLPWLENESFLPNNFNLAKRRLERTIVQLKSKKIYDDHEKVFKSWLEEKTIEEVPSNETDLPGNYLPHGAVIKESSTTPIRPVFDATARMKGHPSLKTVYTAVLT